In Plasmodium falciparum 3D7 genome assembly, chromosome: 13, the following are encoded in one genomic region:
- a CDS encoding bifunctional polynucleotide phosphatase/kinase, whose product MVKRNLPQFELPNKNWNIFEDSLLYRIVKDKEDKIYKKIFSFDLDNTLILSRGFFKPAQNEKDYIFYSDIIEFLKKKHEENYKIMIFSNQKGVSSGKLSLSNLINRVDDIIEKIGLPLECYLALKNDKYRKPRIGMYLFATQNYKQNLDEVIYVGDNANRIYDEKFKQEFINHLKYIYSKNNVNININDIYKRLKKDYTDTDLKFALNINAKFYTPEDLFLNIKNHISTDFLFNPKYFNKELNEQENINKKNNHFYEICMKDYHSQNENINNKKNNTNNNIIPNNQYTTNEKYIPPNDQQKLIILIGPPGCGKTFLCTNYFSTYIRINMEEYKTISKCIQVLKEKLLQRKNVIIDNVNSLIKNRLLYINEAKKINQNIEIRLIYFNYSKELIIHLNTFKLITDKTNKFNDVPTIAIHSFYKYVQEPSKDENVDHIIVLKDENFVPTKFESEEQKKLFFMYLN is encoded by the exons ATGGTGAAAAGGAATTTACCTCAATTTGAATTACCCAATAAGAATTGGAACATA tTTGAAGATAGCTTGCTGTACCGCATTGTGAAAGATAAAGAAGAtaaaatttacaaaaaaatattttccttcGATTTAGACAACACCTTAATTTTGTCTCGAGGATTTTTTAAGCCTGCACAGAATGAAAAAgactatattttttattcagaTATCATAGAATTTTTGAAAAAGAAGCATGAAgagaattataaaattatgattTTTTCTAATCAAAAAGGTGTTAGTTCAGGGAAATTAAGTTTATCAAATCTTATAAATAGGGTAGATgatataatagaaaaaattgGATTGCCATTAGAATGTTATTTAGCTTTAAAAAATGACAAATATAGAAAACCAAGAATAGGAATGTATTTATTTGCCACacaaaattataaacaaaatttaGATGAAGTTATATATGTAGGTGATAATGCAAACAGAATTTATGATGAAAAATTTAAACAAGAATTTATTaatcatttaaaatatatatattcaaaaaataatgttaatataaatattaatgatatatataaacgtttaaaaaaagattatACAGATACTGATTTAAAATTTGCTTTAAATATCAATGCAAAATTTTATACACCTGAAGATTTATTtctaaatattaaaaatcatatatctaccgattttttatttaatcctaaatattttaataaagaattaaatgaacaagaaaatataaataaaaaaaataatcatttCTATGAAATATGTATGAAAGACTATCATTCTCAAAACGAaaacattaataataaaaaaaataatacaaataataatattataccaAATAATCAATATAcaacaaatgaaaaatatatacctcCAAATGATCAACAAAAATTAATCATATTAATAGGACCACCAGGTTGTGGAAAAACCTTTTTATGTACAAACTATTTTTCAACCTATATAAGAATTAATATGGAAGAATATAAAACTATATCAAAATGTATTCAagtattaaaagaaaaattattgcaacgtaaaaatgttataatagATAATGTCAAttcattaattaaaaatagacttttatatattaatgaagcaaaaaaaataaatcaaaatatcGAAATACGACTTATCTATTTCAACTATTCAAAAGAATTAATTATACACTTAAATACCTTTAAATTAATTACTGATAAAACGAACAAATTCAACGATGTTCCTACTATAGCtattcattcattttataaatatgtacaaGAACCTTCAAAAGATGAAAATGTTGATCATATAATAGTTCTAAAAGATGAAAATTTTGTACCAACAAAATTTGAAAGcgaagaacaaaaaaagtTATTTTTCATGTATTTAAATTGA
- a CDS encoding 50S ribosomal protein L9, mitochondrial, putative, with the protein MFRIRELKPLYNLQKHFMSSYLNFNRYTVKRKTYIAAVENKYTYIILLNNITHLGEKGEIIKVRRGHARNLIKDRRAVYATYENVDHYADKGKYKRKEKMNIKKGVIIEEDFEKYFTYLKNIDITIYLDVYKYTNNVSYNLYDFFNYLSKNYEIDLTYKNLHKINYYKNTENYHNNKGEQIYSDITNVNDLIIQNNVLFKYTGIYHIYYYLFMPNMKFLNDIIFRISSLQEYELLKQEKNTKKAEIVYSI; encoded by the exons ATGTTTAGAATAAGAGAACTGAAACCTTTGTACAATTTGCAGAAGCATTTTATGAGTTCCTATTTAAATTTCAATCGATATACcgttaaaagaaaaacatatatCGCTGCTgtggaaaataaatatacatatataattttgttaaataatataacgcATTTAGGTGAGAAGGGTGAAATTATTAAAGTGAGAAGAGGACACGCTCGCAATCTAATTAAAGATAGACGAGCAGTGTATGCTACTTATGAAAATGTAGATCATTATGCAgataaaggaaaatataaaagaaaagaaaagatgaatataaaaaaaggagtTATTATAGAAGAagattttgaaaaatattttacttatttaaaaaatatagatataactatatatttggatgtatataaatatacgaATAATGTATCATACAActtatatgatttttttaattacttATCTAAGAATTATGAAATCGatttaacatataaaaactTACATAAAatcaattattataaaaatacagaaaattatcataataacaaAGGTGAACAAATATATTCAGACATAACTAATGTTAATGATttgataatacaaaataatgtgttgtttaaatatacaggaatatatcatatatattattatctcttTATGCCAAACATGAAATTTTTAAACGATATCATTTTTAGGATATCCTCTCTCCAAGAATATGa gTTGCTCAAGCAAGAGAAAAATACCAAGAAGGCTGAAATTGTCTATAGCATTTAA
- a CDS encoding polyubiquitin binding protein, putative encodes MADKEYELRGFLVGHKKGIRCLSTIYSDLFEELKDRNFLFEYIISADYNGTIFVWKRFENKKGVEDVKKISNEKKDECNELLYDDNFKLYKKIEIHEKIVYSLCYSKYIGIKELQKICDEHDEEKYIHIEDHLHIYSGGYDKNIYLFSLNGFIELVLEGHKNSVCSIVEKSKDILISGDWNGQVIIWKIEMNKLNENCSFNNVTKNKNDNNNNNNNNNNNNKYDNNYKLNGQFNKGDVINKNNSLDSNKYRYSILKIIDNHKHAVYVTCINDFILTLSQDNILKMWDVEGNKINEIQDIHKDSVRDIILFNNNNNVITFSNDENIHIYDMNFVLLKQYKGHNGFIFYVCVNEKDKIMISCGDDKTIKFWCIQDIYEYMEIFLKNKSLDDHISFFKNKNNQTYNCLQTINLTDTMWNVKLLRNHDIVSACNDSYIRIYTNKKDKQLSRNIIQMIDNKYSKKEDILNEKNQNEYVHDISNIQNVVGKEGDIKVFKNQNKYEAYKYEKNQWILIGDVIDDVNTNKKFYIGDDIFEQGYYDELFSIDIGSDHIKILPYNKKDNIHLIAEKFCKRENISISHIKSIVDFINQNCNVNNNNNNNNNNNSVHNNQNDNLIKKKKKFNTILNVITIQQAALDKILDKIKEFNSILLQQNNQYKLNNDEINSISNIIKIYKTNIKTSYLFNTTDINVTTKIFNWSSDHIFPIIDLFRILVLNKNCDFLYNNKYSFNAFKLVYDCISYYINNYDNQNHTNKLDSLLLCSLRFYLNMFYLSTPRYFMFKKYNFVLKQINQIQSKNNNIILLLFRIFFNYIITLNENNDKELRKILFEQIHNFSKFISDPDTLYTYSLCFHTSSEIYTKQTYEFINKYNVIDFVQNKSNELKNQQNESNEKTFKNISLILEDLKNIL; translated from the exons atGGCAg ATAAAGAATACGAATTAAGGGGTTTTCTAGTTGGACATAAGAAAGGCATAAGATGCTTATCCACTATTTACTCAGACTTATTTGAAGAATTGAAAGATAGAAATTTcctttttgaatatattattagtgCTGATTATAATGGTACGATATTTGTTTGGAAACGTTTtgaaaacaaaaaaggaGTTGAAGACGTAAAGAAAATATCGAATGAAAAAAAGGATGAGTGTAATGAACTtttatatgatgataatttcaaattgtataaaaaaatagaaatacaTGAAAAAATTGTATATTCCTTATGttatagtaaatatataggtataaaagaattacaaaaaatatgtgatgaacatgatgaagaaaaatatatccatattgaagatcatttacatatatatagtgGAGGGTATGATAAGaatatttatcttttctCATTAAATGGATTTATAGAACTCGTTTTAGAAGGTCATAAAAATAGTGTTTGTAGTATTGTTGAAAAAAGTAAAGATATTCTTATTAGTGGAGATTGGAATGGACAAGTTATTATATGGAAAATAGAAATGAATAAATTGAATGAAAAttgttcttttaataatgtaaccaaaaataaaaatgataataataataataataataataataataataataacaaatatgataataattataaacttAATGGTCAGTTTAATAAAGGTgatgttataaataaaaataattcattagattctaataaatatagatatagtATCTTAAAAATTATAGATAATCATAAACATGCTGTATATGTAACTTGTATTAATGATTTTATACTTACCTTATCACAAgataatattttgaaaatgtGGGATGTCGAaggtaataaaataaatgaaattcAAGATATACATAAAGATAGTGTTCgggatattatattatttaataataataataatgttattacattttcgaatgatgaaaatattcatatatatgatatgaaTTTTGTATTactaaaacaatataaaggACATAATggtttcatattttatgtatgtgTTAATGAAAAGGATAAAATTATGATTAGTTGTGGAGATGATAAAACTATCAAATTCTGGTGTATTCaagatatatatgaatatatggaAATCTTTCTCAAAAATAAATCTTTAGATGATcatatatccttttttaaaaataaaaataaccaAACGTATAATTGTTTGCAAACTATCAATTTAACAGATACTATGTGGAATGTTAAACTTTTGAGGAATCATGATATTGTGTCAGCATGTAATGATAGCTATATTAgaatttatacaaataaaaaagataaacaATTATCTcgaaatattatacaaatgattgataataaatattctaaaaaagaagatatattaaatgagaaAAATCAAAACGAATATGTACATGATATAagtaatatacaaaatgttgTAGGAAAAGAAGGAGATATTAAAGTATttaaaaatcaaaataaatatgaagcatataaatatgaaaagaatCAATGGATTCTAATCGGTGATGTAATAGATGAtgttaatacaaataaaaaattctaTATTGGAGATGATATATTTGAACAAGGTTATTATGATGAACTTTTTTCTATAGATATAGGTTCTGATCATATCAAAATTTtaccatataataaaaaagataatatacatttaatagCTGAAAAATTCTGTAAAAGGGAGAATATCTCAATAAGCCATATCAAATCAATAGTTGATTTTATTAATCAAAATtgtaatgtaaataataataataataataataataataataattctgtacataataatcaaaatgataatttgattaaaaaaaaaaaaaaattcaacaCTATATTAAATGTTATAACTATACAACAAGCCGCATTAGATAAAATCTTAgacaaaataaaagaatttaattcaattttattacaacaaaataatcaatataaattaaataatgatgaaatcAATTCCATAtccaatattattaaaatatataaaacaaatattaaaacatCATATCTTTTTAATACAACAGATATTAATGTAACAaccaaaatttttaattggTCATCAGATCATATATTTCCTATAATAGATTTATTTAGAATCTtagtattaaataaaaattgtgattttttatataataataaatattcatttaatgCTTTCAAATTAGTATATGATtgtatatcatattatataaataattacgaTAATCAAAAtcatacaaataaattagactccttattattatgttcctTACGATTTTATCTTAATATGTTTTATCTATCAACTCCCagatattttatgtttaaaaaatataattttgtcttaaaacaaataaaccaAATAcaatcaaaaaataataatattatcttattattattcagaattttttttaattatataattactcTAAACGAAAATAATGACAAGGAACTTAGgaaaattttatttgaaCAAATTCATAACTTTTCTAAATTTATTTCTGATCCCGATACTTTATATACATACTCCTTATGCTTTCATACTTCTTCTGAAATATACACCAAGCAAACATACGAATTtatcaataaatataatgtaatcGATTTTGTTCAAAATAAATCTAATGAACTCAAGAACCAACAAAATGAAAGCAACGAAAAGacgtttaaaaatatttcactCATCTTGGAggatttgaaaaatatattataa
- a CDS encoding CCR4 domain-containing protein 2, putative, translated as MLDKPSCVISSYVRKILIRSTLLKNEYKILEYSFIRKCIYIRNENSPKKFLNIDIRNFVNIINNISDKGVHKEIINIPSVRNIKSGEKKEKDTDKIKHIKENNINNNLISNNINDNLYYKQDKFIGSKKLPINYIKKINNNNNKNNNKNNYNNNNIIFKYHSSFHNYNIKKYTIKTFHNLVFNINEECTMENKFLGKYEDNNILYEKDVKNNYDEVNSEYEENTLIKSDLRKEKSKYIFKEFSVFSFNILANSLVDYKYDNNGYNIMQWMNRKKWIHQNIMNKLSDIICLQEIEESYFIELKNELEKLHFKGLFLKKKKDTCKDGICIFYNTKVFELLFFDEVIYDKSCLLKKWHVGLIIALRNIISKRIDHFEEFHENNMNKKNYKNECDRILQNSNTHMNNNKNNNNNNNKNNCNIFNMCDDIVIVSNTHLIFDSYKGDVKLYQICYMTYRLILMMKKCINYIKKRKKGNDNTNSDTSSSSCYNYKNDLSLCPKDDTFLKPCIIVCGDFNITPNSLLYYFIVNRFINLKHINLKYLSGQYLMFNKQYYFYNYLKGIEITKMFDDNIVNDLKYGCSNKLPEQIKKEPLFLIFKDEQILNEEYLLNLINKSNTNKNEKNNNNNNNNNFDCYMDNYNSFEDASYNIKNKDTQNEIYHNYRKRSNDMLSIKGKIKNINNINNINNNNDNNEKKGSYVIQINEKERNVHMNLNEEHNNNILDNEEEDFILYYPLYFKSIYNKSTDNIVEKSCYKYDSIDTLNNLENNLMLCQIPFTVFHGKQKGCVDYIFYSYKNLKQVSYTNLPTFDKLSKYGCLPNQKYASSDHLYLHATLIRTIEE; from the exons atgTTAGATAAACCTTCTTGTGTAATATCATCTTACGTTcgtaaaatattaataagaagtacattattaaaaaatgaatacaaAATACTCGAGTATTCATTTATaagaaaatgtatatatataaggaatGAGAATAGtccaaaaaaatttttaaatattgatataagaaattttgttaatataataaataatattagtgATAAAGGAGTAcataaagaaattataaatatacctTCTGTGcgtaatataaaaagtggagagaaaaaggaaaaagatacagataaaattaaacatatcaaggaaaataatataaataataatttaatatcaaataatataaatgacaatttatattataaacaagACAAGTTTATAGGAAGTAAAAAGCTTcccataaattatattaaaaagataaataataataataataaaaataataataaaaataattataataataataatattatatttaagtaTCATAGTTCctttcataattataatattaaaaaatatacgaTTAAAACCTTTCATAACCtcgtttttaatataaatgaagaatgTACCATGGAGAATAAGTTCTTAGGAaaatatgaagataataatattttatatgagaaggatgtaaaaaataattatgatgaagTGAATTCCGAATATGAGGAAAATACTTTAATAAAAAGTGAtttaagaaaagaaaaaagcaaatatatttttaaggaATTTTCCGTTttctcttttaatatattagcTAATAGTCTTGttgattataaatatgataataatggaTACAACATTATGCAATGGatgaatagaaaaaaatggattcatcaaaatattatgaataaattatcagatattatatgtttacaAGAAATAGAAGAGAGTTATTTTATAGAATTGAAAAATGAATTAGAAAAATTACATTTTAAaggtttatttttaaaaaagaaaaaggataCATGTAAAGAtggtatatgtattttttataacacCAAAGTATTTGAGCTCTTATTTTTTGATGAAGTGATATATGATAAATCCTGTTTGCTCAAAAAATGGCATGTCGGTTTAATAATAGCtctaagaaatataatatcgAAAAGGATAGATCATTTTGAGGAGTttcatgaaaataatatgaataaaaaaaattataaaaatgaatgtgatagaattttacaaaatagtAATACTcacatgaataataataaaaataataataataataataataaaaacaattgtaatatttttaatatgtgtGATGATATTGTTATAGTTTCAAATACCCACTTAATTTTTGATTCATACAAAGGAGatgtaaaattatatcaaatatgttatatgaCATATCGTTTAATTCTTATGATGAAGAAatgtattaattatataaaaaaaaggaagaaaggaaatgataatacaaatagTGATACGTCATCTTCCTcatgttataattataagaatGATTTATCTTTATGTCCAAAGGATGATACGTTTCTTAAACCATGTATTATAGTATGTGGAGATTTTAATATAACACCAAAtagtttattatattattttattgtgaacagatttattaatttaaaacatataaatttaaaatatctttCTGGTCAATATCTAATGTTTAAtaaacaatattatttttataattatttaaaaggaattgaaattacaaaaatgtttgatgataatattgtGAATGATTTAAAATATGGATGTTCTAATAAGTTACCTGAACAAATCAAAAAGGAACCTTTattcttaatttttaaaGATGAGCAAATATTGAATGaggaatatttattaaatcttATTAACAAAAGTAATACcaacaaaaatgaaaaaaacaacaataataataataataataatttcgaCTGTTATATGGATAATTACAATTCTTTTGAAGATgcatcatataatataaaaaataaagatacaCAAAAcgaaatatatcataattataggAAAAGAAGTAATGATATGTTAtcaataaaaggaaaaataaaaaatataaataatataaataatataaataataataatgataataatgaaaagaaaggTAGTTatgttatacaaataaatgagAAGGAGAGAAATGTTCATATGAATTTAAATGaagaacataataataacatattagataatgaagaagaagattttattttatactatcccttatattttaaaagtatatataataaaagtacaGATAATATTGTTGAAAAATcatgttataaatatgatagtatagatacattaaataatttagaaAACAACTTAATGCTATGTCAAATACCCTTTACTGTTTTTCATGGAAAGCAAAAAGGGTGTGtagattatatattttattcgtACAAAAATCTTAAG cAAGTATCATATACCAATTTACCCACTTTCGACAAGCTATCCAAATATGGATGTTTACCCAATCAA AAATATGCATCGTCTGATCATTTGTATTTACATGCTACGTTAATTAGGACCATAGaagaataa
- a CDS encoding protein AMR1 gives MIARIYKYIITLFYFLLYIFILFHCLNSLIIKYNVKVEGLRLVSRMKRGKILKGCFPKDGILHNHYISTLFIKNDGEIYNKYIGGKKEKVRKRKNDIGGRVRFRRYGKDSRNPHLAYEYINKIIENKKYEITKLLEENCDENNPLQIRMKYLQHTMNNKLSESLKRSNNDEKHRLSLIADMKRKIFCSIEKEKKKEKDHKTKEGLYNNINVGYDNLQDEKYIYEDILKNEKEFDDDDIMKNNEEKKKNINNNYIYQHNFLNLSNPGNVSLLLHEIGFDVLIVNIDELSTQGNINDLKDIIKSTRTLPRNKRPAIVVDDIIIHPIQIALAVENQADGVILNLSYLKNDMEEMLQYCVNVGTQAIVEVHDYNDIYFATQCGAYILMINEYDFYNNIYEYNHAIKAINYTIPEIITIAKVNTNEVNYIEKLGSLGYDSICLEKKLIDDDLQQFVTSCKGWSAPHKTLLYLNRNNYLKEFLTYDKNGQTGENHKDITENLKNLYDDKNISNNYSHTLLKRYEKEHIDGEDITNDEAMNGAINHDISQDINHDINHDISKDINHDISQDINHDIKRYNVLNKDNPMKYKTEGNKNNYAEKKESFENKCIDNKNIKHTNMNKKEEILSKEEKQIVQNFKNEKKRELMLLSQMKEIIKEVDDQCKNYDTNTDEQNQKKEEKLESLLENFTKLDKNFLKGFFSDEEINNIENTMKNAVEQKNKIQSGEINIDHKNLTGYPMGTLQNSPMNNLDIYNLTKEYFGETQNSDAHTENIFDSDQNKLLDESTEDSSRGLDSS, from the coding sequence ATGATTGCAcgtatatacaaatatattattacgctattttattttttgttgtatatatttattttgtttcatTGCTTGAATAGCTtgatcataaaatataatgtcaAGGTGGAAGGATTAAGATTAGTTAGTCGGATGAAAAGAGGGAAAATATTGAAGGGATGTTTTCCAAAAGATGGTATATTACATAATCATTATATCTCAACattgtttattaaaaatgatggggagatatataataagtacATAGGagggaaaaaagaaaaagttagaaagagaaaaaatgatatagGTGGTAGGGTTCGTTTTAGAAGGTATGGGAAAGATTCTCGGAATCCTCATTTggcatatgaatatataaataagattattgaaaataaaaaatatgaaattacgaaattattagaagaaaattgtgatgaaaataatcCATTACAAATAAGAATGAAATATTTACAACATactatgaataataaattatccGAAAGTTTAAAAAGATCAAATAATGATGAGAAGCATAGATTATCATTAATTGCTGATATGAAGAGGAAAATTTTTTGTAGcattgaaaaagaaaaaaaaaaggaaaaagatcataaaacaaaagaagggttatataacaatataaatgtaggatatgataatttacaagatgaaaaatatatatatgaagacatattaaagaatgaaaaagaattcgatgatgatgatataatgaagaataatgaagaaaaaaaaaaaaatataaataataattatatatatcaacataattttttaaatttaagtAACCCAGGAAATGTCAGTTTGTTATTACATGAAATAGGATTTGATGTATTAATAGTTAATATTGATGAATTATCAACTCaaggaaatataaatgatttaaaagatataataaaaagtacaAGAACATTACCAAGAAATAAAAGACCAGCAATTGTTGTAGATGACATAATTATCCATCCTATACAAATAGCTTTAGCCGTAGAAAACCAAGCAGATGgtgttatattaaatttatcttatttaaaaaatgatatggaAGAAATGTTACAATATTGTGTTAATGTTGGTACTCAAGCTATTGTTGAAGTACatgattataatgatatatattttgctaCACAATGTGGAGCTTATATACTTATGATCAATGaatatgatttttataataatatatatgaatataaccATGCTATTAAAGCTATAAATTATACTATACCCGAAATTATTACTATTGCTAAAGTTAATACTAATGAAGTgaattatatagaaaaattagGAAGCTTGGGATATGATAGTATAtgtttagaaaaaaaattaattgatGATGACCTTCAACAATTTGTTACCTCATGTAAAGGATGGAGTGCTCCTCataaaacattattatatcttaATAGAAATAATTACCTTAAAGAATTTCTaacatatgataaaaatggaCAAACAGGGGAAAACCATAAGGATATTACAGAAAAtctaaaaaatttatatgacgataaaaatatttcaaataattATTCCCACACGCTTTTGAAAAGGTATGAAAAGGAGCACATCGATGGGGAGGATATAACAAATGATGAAGCCATGAATGGTGCTATAAATCATGATATAAGTCAAGATATAAATCATGATATAAATCATGATATAAGTAAAGATATAAATCATGATATAAGTCAAGATATAAATCatgatataaaaagataCAATGTTTTAAATAAGGATAATCCTATGAAATACAAAACTGAaggtaataaaaacaattacgcagaaaaaaaagaaagttttgaaaataaatgcattgataataagaatataaagcacactaatatgaataaaaaagaagagatATTAAGCaaagaagaaaaacaaatagtacaaaattttaaaaatgaaaaaaaaagagaactTATGTTGTTAAGTCAAAtgaaagaaattattaaagaGGTTGACGATCAatgtaaaaattatgatacaAATACTGATGAACAAAATcaaaagaaagaagaaaaattagAATCCTTATTAGaaaattttacaaaattagATAAAAACTTCTTAAAAGGATTTTTCTCagatgaagaaataaataatatagaaaatacaATGAAAAATGCTGTTGagcaaaaaaataaaatacaaagtGGTGAGATTAATATTgatcataaaaatttaaCGGGTTACCCTATGGGTACCCTACAAAATAGTCCTATGAATaatttggatatatataacttaacaaaagaatattttGGTGAAACACAAAATAGTGATGCACATACTGAAAATATATTCGATAGTGATCAAAACAAGTTATTGGATGAATCGACAGAAGATTCATCCAGAGGTCTAGACTCAAGTTAA